The genomic stretch CCTTACAAGCTTCATAGGTGGATTCAAGGACTTGTATGTAAACTCCGTATTGTTTGGCTGATGCTTCGAAGCGGGCAGCTGTATTTACTACATCTCCCATCATCGTGTAATTCATGCGCATGGCAGAACCCATATTTCCCGTTACCATATCCCCTGTAGCAATACCTATACGATTCTGCATGTGGTGAACGATATCAGGCCATCGATCACCTTCTGCCTGCCACTTTTTCCGGAGTTGATCCAATCCATCCTGCATTTCAATGGCGGTGAGACAAGCCCGATACTCATGGTTTTCGACTGGCACGGGAGCACCATAGAAAGCCACAATGGCGTCTCCAATATACTTGTCCAATGTCCCCTGGTTTGCCAAGAGAATATCTGTCATTTCGGTAAGGTATTCATTGAGTAGTTCTACAACTTCCTCTGCAGATAATTTCTCCGAAAAGGCCGAAAAACTTTGAATATCAGTAAAGAATGCGGTGTGCACGCCGGCATCTCCACCAAGTTTTGGCTCCCGTTTTTCTTCATACATCTTATCGATGAGCTCAGGGGCGATATAGGTGCCAAACGTGTCTTTTAAGAAGTGTTTATCTCGCTGTTCCAGGATAAACCTGTACAAAACATTTATGAGATAGGTTAATCCCATGACAACCAGTGGAGCCATGATGGGGACAAAGAGGGTTTCACCGGGGGACGGGATCAAAATGCTTTCTGAATTGCCACTAATCCACTTGAAGAACCACAGGTGATCCGTAGTAAACATTCCAATGCTGATACTAAATAGAACCGTTGCCTGCAATCCTATCAAAATGGCTCCCCAGAGTGGGTCCAGGAAAGCAATGATCAAATACGCCAGAAGGGCGCAAATAATGACCATAAGAATATGCGTCAGGGCGGAATCAGACGTAAACTCGATGGTATTGCCCAACACATGAACGAAGTTTTCATCCAGGAGGGTTTGGGTGGCATTGGCGTGATACTCAAACCCCGGCATAAGTGTGGGAGCTCCCAGATAGTCAAAAAAGGCGGTAGACTTGTAGTCATGCATGACCTCAACGGATACACCTATGATACAGATTTTATCCTTAAATGGACTAGCCATGATTTCCCAGGTGGGATCCATCATGAGCATCATACTGTTAAAACCACTTGTGGAGTCAAACTTTGACATCCAGTCTGTATCTTCGTCACTTGTTGGCAGATTAAAGTCTTCTGTATCTATGATCCAAACCAAGGGGAATCGTTGAAAGGTTTGCCAGGGTTCGGATTCTCCAATACGAGCATGGGATGCTGGACCGTAAATATTGGTGAGGAAACCAGGATAATCAGATCCGTAGGTTGGGATAGTAATGGGACCGTAAGTAAATTCACCTACTTCAAAATCATAGGTCAAACCGGGATCATCATCTATCTCGAGAAAATATTTGACGGCTTTCACTGCCAGAGAGGGACGCCACACACCAG from Candidatus Neomarinimicrobiota bacterium encodes the following:
- a CDS encoding adenylate/guanylate cyclase domain-containing protein, whose amino-acid sequence is MLKKHGIGVLFTFIAIVLALLIQVLGLLDLANYKMLDYNFQLRGPLSSWASHQNNPNDSLDVVLIDVDDETFRLLADIGWPYPRGKIWDAAIINLANAGAKVIVFDIQFDSRDAHTANVLSVFNGVLPEGRTDGDVEIAKAIEYARSKGTEVVMASTIKTELSSVPPQMLVTPNEYIMQVNPDHGLVDIDEDKDHFTRRYPVFGAMAHEPGVWRPSLAVKAVKYFLEIDDDPGLTYDFEVGEFTYGPITIPTYGSDYPGFLTNIYGPASHARIGESEPWQTFQRFPLVWIIDTEDFNLPTSDEDTDWMSKFDSTSGFNSMMLMMDPTWEIMASPFKDKICIIGVSVEVMHDYKSTAFFDYLGAPTLMPGFEYHANATQTLLDENFVHVLGNTIEFTSDSALTHILMVIICALLAYLIIAFLDPLWGAILIGLQATVLFSISIGMFTTDHLWFFKWISGNSESILIPSPGETLFVPIMAPLVVMGLTYLINVLYRFILEQRDKHFLKDTFGTYIAPELIDKMYEEKREPKLGGDAGVHTAFFTDIQSFSAFSEKLSAEEVVELLNEYLTEMTDILLANQGTLDKYIGDAIVAFYGAPVPVENHEYRACLTAIEMQDGLDQLRKKWQAEGDRWPDIVHHMQNRIGIATGDMVTGNMGSAMRMNYTMMGDVVNTAARFEASAKQYGVYIQVLESTYEACKDEFHWRELDYVTVKGKSVPAYSYELIAKKGNLSSAYEKLLPVYNKGLQLYRSQKWVEAKKTFIEADALEDMFPFRPTNPSRVYIGRCEYFMENSPGEDWDGSWTLTSK